The following DNA comes from Macaca thibetana thibetana isolate TM-01 chromosome 14, ASM2454274v1, whole genome shotgun sequence.
cagatacacaacaaaaaaagagaattttagaccaatatccctgatgaacattgatgcaaaaatcctcaataaaatactggcaaaccgatccagcagcacatcaaaaagcttatccaccatgatcaagttggcttcatccctgggatgcaaggctggttcaacatacacaaatcaataaacataatccagcatataaacggaaccaaagacaaaaaccacatgattatctcaatagatgcagaaaaggcctttgacaaaattcaacagcccttcatgctaaaaatgctcaataaattcggtattgatggaacatctctcaaaatcataagagctatttatgacaaacccacagccaatagcatactgaatgggcaaaaactggaaacattccctttgaaaactggcacaagacagggatgccctctctcaccactcctattcaacattgtgttggaagttctggctagggcaatcaggcaagagaaagaaatcaagggtattcagttaggaaaagaagaagtcaaattgtccctgtttgcagatgacatgattgtatatttagaaaaccccattgtctcagcccaaaatctccttaagctgataagcaacttcagcaaagtctcaggatacaaaattaatgtgcaaaaatcacaagcattcttatataccagtaacagacaaacagagagccaaatcatgagtgaacttccattcacaattgcttcaaagagaatcaaatacctaggaatccatcttacaaggaatgtaaaggacgtcttcaatgagaactacaaaccactgctcagtgaaataaaagaggacacaaacaaatggaagaacataccatgctcatggataggaagaatcaatatcgtgaaaatggccatactgcccaaggtaatttatagattcaatgccatccccatcaagctaccaatgagtttcttcacagaattggaaaaaaactgctttaaagttcatatggaaccaaaaaagagcccgcattgccaagacaatcctaagtcaaaagaacaaagctggaggcatcacgctacctgacttcaaactatactacaaggctacagtaaccaaaacagcatggtactggtaccaaaacagagatatagaccaacggaacagaacagagtcctcagaaataataccacacatctacagccatctgatctttgataaacctgagaaaacaagaaatggcggaaggattccctctttaataaatggtgctaggaaatatggctagccataagtagaaagctgaaactggatcctttccttactccttatacgaaaattaattcaagatggattagagacttaaatgttagacctaataccataaaaaccctagaggaaaacctaggtattaccattcaggacagaggcatggggaaggacttcatgtctaaaacaccaaaagcaatggcaacaaaagccaaaattgacaaatgggatctaattaaactaaagagcttctgcacagcaaaagaaactaccatcagagtgaacaggcaacctacagaatgggagaaaatttttgcaatctactcatcagacaaagggctaatatccagaacctacaaagaactcaaacaaatttacgagaaaaaaataaacaaccccatcaaaaagtgggcaaaggatatgaacagacatttctcaaaagaggacattcacacagccaacagacacatgaaaaatgctcatcttcactggccatcagagaaatgcaaatcaaaaccacaatgagataccatctcccaccagttagaatggcgatcattaaaaagtcaggaaacaacaggtgctggagaggatgtggagaaataggaacacttttacactgttggtgggattgtaaactagttcaaccattatggaaaactgtatggtgattcctcaaggatctagaactataagtaccatatgacccagccatcccattactgagtatatacccaaaggattataaatcatgctgctataaagacacatgcacacgtatgtttattgtggcactattcacaatagcaaagacttggaatcaacccaaatgtccatcagtgacagactggattaagaaaatgtggcacatatacaccatggaatactatgcagccatcaaaaaggatgagtttgtgtcctttgtagggacatggatgcagctggaaaccatcattctcagcaaactatcgcaagaacagaaaaccaaacaccgcatgttctcactcataggtgggaactgaagaatgagatcacttggactcgggaaggggaacatcacacaccggggcctatcacggggagggggcaggggggagggattgcattgggagttatacctgatgtaaatgacgagttgaagGGTGCtggcgagttgatgggtgtagcacaccaacatggcacaaatatacatatgtaacaaacctgcacgatatgcacatgtaccctagaacttaaagtataataaaaataaaaaataaataatgttaaggGGTAAATTAATCAAGAGAATATAAACACTGTAAATGTTTATGCCTctaataaaagaaattcaaaattcatGAAACAAGAACTTTTAGATCTTCaatgacaaaataaacaaatctaaAAGCAAAAGTAGAAATTTTATTACCCGGTCTCAATACTCAATAAGGGAAAAAATACACGCAAAATAAGTAAGAATACAGTAGACTTCAACAACACTATCAACCACTCTAGGCCTGCCGAAAGCCGTACATGTGCTAAAAAACAACAGCATATTTCTAGCCCAAGGAAAGACTGACATTCAAAATTTGAGGTACAGTGTCTACCGAATGTGTTTTGCTAAGAATATGTAGTGTTATTCATTTCACTTTGCACTGtttctgattctctttttttgattggaattaaaaaagaatgcaattaTCAGATCAATTGCTGTAAATCATTGCCTGGGAGCATATTAACTTTTTCCAAGATCAACAGCCTAGCAGTTGCAATTGTAAATGCTACTTGTTTGAACTTTTAGTAGCTTACAGttattctccaagatccatcctGTTTCTACAGGTGTTAGACTGGAGAATTGTATTAGGgatctctagagggacagaactaataagatataGGCATGTATGAAATACAGTTTATTAAatagaattgactcacacaattaCAGGgtgataggctgtctgcaagctgaggagcaaggaagtcagtAGTGGCTctgtccaagtcccaaaacctcaaaagtagggaagccgacagtgcagccttcagttaGTGTCTGAAGGCCCCAGAGCCCCTGGTAAACCActagtgtaagtccaagagtccaaaaccCAAAGAACTTGTAGTATGATGTTTGAGGACCGGAAgaatccagcacgggagaaagttTTAGgtcagaagactcagcaagtcagcttCTTCTGCCCTCTTTATTCTAGCCGCTCTGGTAGCTATTTGGATGCCCAACCATACTGAGCGTAGATCTGCTGCTCTCAGTCCACTGAACAATtgataatctcctttgacaataCCATCACAGACATATcaaggaacaatactttgcatccttccctccaatcaagttgatgcttaatattaaccatcacaagtaaATCAACATATGATTGAAACTATCATCACTTAGGTTATTTAGATATTTCATTATGTCACCAATCTCTATCTGtttcaatgtgatttttaaagatttactaTCTTCTATTAGAGGATCAGTTTTATGGTTTTCCACATATCATTACATACTACATCCAAAAGGTCTAGGAAGCAATATAGATGCTTCTTGAATAATAATGCATTATGTCTCTAAAAATCCatcataaactgaaaatattgtAATATTGAAAATACATAGAATGCTTCTAACCAACTGAACATCATAGTTTAGCCTAACTTAGGTTAAACATGCTGAGAACACTTATATTAGCTTATAGTTGGGCAAGATTATCTAAAACAAAGCCTACTTTATAACAAAGTGTTGAAAGGCTCACATTATTTATTCACTATGGTACATTGGACAATATGAATTGTTTTAGTAATATCATGGTTGACTGGAAGCTGCAGCTCGCTGCCACTACTCTGCCTCATGAAGGAGTACCTTATCACATATTGATAGCCCAGGAAAATATTGAAATTCCAAGTTTCAAATAAGGTTTTCACTGAGTATTGGTTTCACTCCTTggtaaaataatcttaaaatgaaCCATTGTAAGTCAGAGACTGTTTGTGTAGTAATTACTTCTGATCATAGACTCAGAGGCCAGGGAATGACCAATAGATGGATCCATGAGAGAACAGACCCTACTGAAAACCAGATTTCAGTCAGGACTTTATTACCTGTTCCCATCTGCCCCACATTTTAACAAAGGCGGACTGCTTGTGGGAGACATGATGGTCCAGTTATCAATAGCATCAAAATGCCCAGACATTCTCTTATTCCCAGGAGTTGTCACCCAAGTCAATGGCCAGAAATCTACTTTCAAAAGACTGGAACAATCAGTAGAATATACAAACactccttgacttacaatgggaTAACACTCTAACAAActcatcataaattgaaaatatcattaatCAAAAGTGTGCTCTGACTTATGATGTATTGAACTATGAGTTTATCCAGATGTAACCACATTACAAGAGGAGGAATGTgctgaatgcatattgcttttgcaccatggtaaagtcaaaaaaatttaaatagaactATTATAAATGGGGTACTCTTGGCATATTTCCCACAGGAAAGATAGGTGTTGCAGATGGGTTCCTTATACCTGGGGTCCTGTCCATGTCCTCAGTTAGAAGGTTCTAGGTAGGAAAATTGGCTCAACTCAGAAAACTGGAAAAGGGAGATGATGATATTTCATTGAGGCCACTGCCTATACTTTCTGCTCCTCCACTCCTGCTTTCTTGTGATTGCAGCAAGCAACCCCCTTGTTCGCTGCCTATTAATTTGCTCTTAAGGACACCATTTCCATAACTCCCTACAGGTGAAGCCTCTTTGGCTCCTAGTTTACCCTtgctagtttttaaataattgctgcCCCCTGGCTTCTGGCAGTTATTTGCCTCAACTTTCTATCTGTTACTTCAAAGGTCTATCACCCTCACAACCACTAGACAATCCAGCTCTTTGACTGTCTCTCCTATCCTCACACCTGCTCTGAATAGGAGAACCATAACTAAACATTTTAGTAATACTGGTGCCCCCACTCACTAGTGCATTCATTGGTGAATGTTGTGTTTTCTGGGGCATTCCACAGAGCATATTTCTCTGGTGACTCTTTTGGCCTCATATAATATGTCGATTTCAGCATTCCCAGTTGCTTCACCTTTGCGTTCCTCAAGTGCATTGCAATGCCCAGCTGCCAGGGAAACTCAGGCACTACCACTTGACTCATCATCATCCATCACATTTTCCAGGCTTCAAAGAGTCACTGGCATAGTGAGTCTGACCCATCTCCAGGAATTCTGATCAGGGTATTCAATACGGTGTCCATAATAATTTTCCCAAGTCAATAAATTCTTGcttattctctattttcttatgTCTTATGATCTTATCCTCTTGATTAAGCTCCCTTaattttcaaactcctggcttatTCCAGTACACACTATGTATTTCTTGCAGCTTGTTCATGCCATAATCATACTGGAATTTAACCTTAGTTACAAGCCTGACAATCTAGAGAGGGCCATAACCATAGAATGTATGGGTAACCATACAATCTAGAAAGGGCAGTAACCATAGTCTTTATTATCTTCCTGTGTAAGAGTAGTGTTAGCTCTCATGTTACAAATAAAGGAGTGAGCTAGTTTGCAAAATACATCTTCATGTACATCCATTCAGATACCCATATCCCATGTTTCATTGTCCCAGATTTTCTAAACCAGAGTGCACACCTTGGTATAATAGTTCTGTCTTGTTAAGCATTAAACAATCATGGTGTTCTGagactcaattttctttttcttcttttctttccttttatttttttcttttaatacagtggtcccatcttggctcactgcaagctccactaggctggagtgcaatggcactatcttgactcactgcaagctccacctcgcatgctcaagcgattctcccacctcagcctccccagtagccagaactacaggcatgcaccaccacacttggctaatttttgtactttttatagagacagagtttccctatgttgcccaggctggtctcaatgctgggctcaagagacctccctgcctcagcctcccagaatactgggattacaggcataagccactgcacccagccaaaactcAATTTTCATGCCCAAGTTTACTCCCCAGTTGTCGTTACCCTTTTTACTTCAGGAGATAAGAGCATCTTTGCAAGCTTTGCAATCTATCACATTTCATTTTTACTATTTGTTAACTGCTTTCATTTTGTCATTATTACTCTATGTGGTTTCAATATAGCATAGCAATAATCAGTCAGCTCCACTGTCCTTCCTGCCATTGTCCACCCCTCCACATATCTTTCAAATGCCTAAAAGAGTTGTACCAGCCAGGGCATTTCCCTCCACAAGTGCGTTTTCTCACATCACAATTGGTAAAATTTTCAACATTGGGTCACTTCCTTGTGCTAGGGGATTAAATGTGTCCCATAAATGTATCATTTCACTCTCATTATGATCTGTGTTGGGTTTAGTGCTCTACAAAGCAGACAACTAGATAGGATTAATCATCAGATAGGCttattggggaaaaaatgtgaaatgtaaaggataagaagggagaaaaacatgaaaagaatctTTAGACCATGATTCAGCTCTGAcaaccaagaaaagagagagaaaaggaaagattgCCTAAGAAAAGTATCAGCCCTCAGTGCAGCTCTGAGAAAGTCTTAACCAGGCCAGTTCAGAATCCTCATGCAAAAGTTGACCATTAAACGAGTTTCATTTCTGGCCAGAATGGGCTAGCTCTCGTCCTCTTACTGTGTCTGGTCATTGTCTGGGAGCAGCCAAGGGAACCATGAACTTTGTGTGAAGGTAAAGGTGCATCTAATGGTGTAGAAGCCAGAGGACATCAGTCAACAATGCTACTCATATCAGGTTCCCTTGAAGGGATATGTGAAaggtacacatatatttttacaattttttatttttctaggctGTAATATGTAAGTGATTTCTGCTGGAATAACATGTCATCATTATTGAATTTCATTGAACTGCCCTCTTACcatagttgtttttgttttttgttgttgttgttgtttttgtttgtttttgtcagagtctcgctctttcacctaggttggagtgcagtagtgtaatcacagttcactggagcctcaaattcctgggatcaagcagtcctcccagctcagcctcacAAGCATCTGGGACTATcaacatgagccatcatgcctacctaattttatttttattgatttgtagtttttatagagatagggtctcactatgttgcccaggctggtctcaaactcctggcctcaagagatcctcctactttggccttccaaagcgcttggattacaagtgtaagccactgtgcccagctggtaaTTCTTATTTAATGCGAACACTATCTTCttgtaattttatagaaaatgtcaaatgtatattttcttaaattatcttAATGTTCTCAACTATAttgttagtaaaaaaaaaaaaaagtagtcttaTGAGTACAAAGGGCATGGggtcttttctctttattaatttctaagtgaaaaaaaattgaagtttgtGTGAAAGGCCAGACTAATAAGAAAGATacattacattattttcattttacctgAGAACTGATAGGGTTTACTTTTTACATGTAACTGGAAGAGGAGCTgacattatataatgtataatagaCTTTCTAGCAACTGGTATTCCTGCACCTGAAATTAATACTTATATTTCAAGGAATGTCCCAACTATTTAATGACATAATCTGAGCATGTGTTTAATGGAAAGTGGCCtggaaaatattgaaatacaAGACAATAATAGATTAAGCCTTATTTTGCCCATTCATTGCttaggattattttttaagaaaaaagaaagaaaagaaaactctcaaaGTAAAAATTTCACAGGGAAAAATTTCTATATCTACCTCCTGCCTACAGTGTCTTTATATCTGATCATCTAAAGATTTTGCTGAAGCTGCCTACATTCTTGTGTGGGTGTGGTAGTAGTAGTGGATGAGTAGTTATGGTAGAGATAGATGCTGGTAATATAAATAAAGCCAGTGAGTCTGTCAGGGTctcagaaaggggaaaaaaggcacaAAGAAATGTGAATCTGAAGACAATTTAATGAAGCTATTATTGAGTAGTAggttgttttaagaaaataaaactggatattgaaaaaataatgcaTGCTGGGCACTCAGAGACTACTATCAGGAAGCCTTTATCAGCCCCTTGGCCTGAAGAAAGAAGGCAAGACAAGCCTGTTACTATATTTCCCTAAGAGATGTAGTTGTAGCAGGTGGGTGACCAGAGAAGGGACACATCCAGTGAGAACCCCAATGTCAAAGCAGGCTGGAAGTAGAATAATAAATAGCCCAAATGCTCTCTCCTCTTGAACTATAATCTGTCACGGCATCACATTGGCTCAATTCAACTGAACACCAAAAGACAAAGGAGTTTGGGCTTACAATATGTGAAAGTCAGCCCTCCAGTTTACAGAGCAGTGCACAAAGGACAGAGGGCAAATCTGGGGAGGCAAATGGCACAAGCACCAGATCCTTCTAGCTAGATGAACCTTTTGGGTTCTGTCTGTCCAAGCTGAGTCATCTCATAGTCCACCTAAATCCTCATCATTTTCTGATTTGACTTTATTTGTCTGAATTGCTTTCTTTTCCGGCCTCTATATTCCATATTACTGGAGTAATGTTTGTTCAGGGAGACTGACTTTGCTCCCAAGTTACGGCTAACGATGTGTAAGCATGACCTATAATTCATGTCCCAATCACTCATTTCTCTGattgaatgtatgtgtgtgtgtgtatgtgtgggtgtgtgattatattcatttttattttgtgagataGATAAATCATTAAGTTCTTTAAATCCAATTTGGTTTGGCAGAAAATTCTTCcatattctcaaatatatttatatatttaggtttTGTCAATATTTTAGGCTACTgtgattttttgtatcttttctgaAGCTTTCACAATTatttacatacaaatataaaaagggAATCCCAAAGGTATGCACTTACTCGTTTATCCTCTTTGAAATTTTACTATCCAGTTTAGGAGAAGCTGAGGTTCATGGACGTCACAGAGAAGGTCTCTAGgatcttatttcttttgtaaGAGCAAAGAGCACCTTTTGGAAGGCTGCCCTAAGTCTTTGGTCTGAAGTGCATAAACTATAGGGTTGAGGGAAGGGGGGATGATGTTGTGCAACACATTAAGTAGAACTGGAATCAAAGTAGCCCTCATCTCTGTCAGATGAGTTACTGAAATCACTACAACAATAGTGTAAAAGAAAAGGATGAGGGTAAGATGTGAACTACAAGTGCTCAGGGCCTTGGCTGCAGCTTCAACTGAGTTCAGTCTAAGTACAGAGTACAGAATCAAAATATATGACAGTATAATAAGACTTAGATCACTCCCCATTTCAAGCCATGCCAGGACAAACTGGCAAATGCTGTTTGGCCTCCTGTCATCACAAGCCAGGCTGTGACCCCAAGGTTAGAGCACAGGCAGTGTTCAATTTCATTCCTGGAGCAATAGTCATGCTGTGCTGCAAGCACAGGCACCGGGATGACAAATAAGCCATTTCTCAGCACCATGAACAGGTTAGCTTTTAAGATTAAGGAACTGGTGACAACGGATGGATAGCGAAGAGGGTGACAAATAGCCACATATCTATCAAAAACCATGCAGAGGAAGATACCAGACTCCATGCCCACAAAGAAGTGAATGGCATAAATCTGAGCAAAGCACTCAGGGAGGCTAATGACCTTGGCATCAAACCAGAAGATGGCCAGGTTCTTAAGCGTGATAGTAGTGGCCAGACCCATGTCAACCACAGAGAGGATGCCAAGGAAAAGGTACATGGGCTGCTGCAAAGAAGCGTTCTGCCAGGTGATGAGGAGGATGAGGGTATTTGCACCAAGTGCTGAGAGATACAGTAGTGCCAGGGGCAGAGATAGCCAGTGCTGCCAGCTGTGAATACCTGGGAATCCCAGCAGGATAAACTCAGAGACCTGGAATTTGGAGCTATTGGAGACTTTGAGAGATGCAGACATATGATTCATGATTCAACATGAATTTCAAATCTCTATTTGTATTGTTCTCAGTTATCACAGGTTGGAAtcaccacagaaataaaattgtagTGTTTTTCTaagtctttcttcttctctttagAAATTATACAGATTAAATGGATGTGCTTGTTTTCCTCGTGTTTGTCTCAATGT
Coding sequences within:
- the LOC126935120 gene encoding LOW QUALITY PROTEIN: olfactory receptor 56B1 (The sequence of the model RefSeq protein was modified relative to this genomic sequence to represent the inferred CDS: inserted 2 bases in 2 codons), translating into MNHMSASLKVSNSSKFQVSEFILLGFPGIHSWQHWLSLPLALLYLSALGANTLILLITWQNASLQQPMYLFLGILSVVDMGLATTITLKNLAIFWFDAKVISLPECFAQIYAIHFFVGMESGIFLCMVFDRYVAICHPLRYPSVVTSSLILKANLFMVLRNGLFVIPVPVLAAQHDYCSRNEIEHCLCSNLGVTXLACDDRRPNSICQFVLAWLEMGSDLSLIILSYILILYSVLRLNSVEAAAKALSTCSSHLTLILFFYTIVVVISVTHLTEMRATLIPVLLNVLHNIIPPSLNPIVYALQTKXLRAAFQKVLFALTKEIRS